Proteins from one Microbacterium faecale genomic window:
- a CDS encoding ABC transporter substrate-binding protein — translation MRSHVWLRSSTAVIALGGVLALGACGGGSEPVATAEELDLGPLELEQEQEAELTELYEAAIDAGNTDVTIYAGHHDEFVAIYEAFEERFPGLTVVPETFVGADLQTTLEAEKATGRHVVDVISNPNADRYADQGFAEKFTPVTYEAPEWAADRIHPDQYEDPNGFYHSPWALLFSLGYNTEMLEDSELPANWPEIADAEWADQVTFMTPSVPGGMQTVLSILLQSDLVDEEWLRTVASQSSIVAQDQLALQAVSAGEYPIDLTSAATSIRKAINGGAPVDLHLLENPVIATEKWMPAANAPNPEAGQLFLSYLFTLEAQEQVMEAGNFPLNPHPSLEPAHGWPALNEIEFVPLPAQDQMREEIASNQDLFQDITAK, via the coding sequence ATGCGGTCTCATGTTTGGTTACGGTCATCCACGGCGGTCATCGCGTTGGGTGGGGTGCTCGCGCTCGGCGCGTGCGGCGGCGGGTCCGAACCCGTGGCGACGGCGGAGGAGCTCGACCTCGGCCCGCTCGAGCTCGAGCAGGAGCAGGAAGCCGAGCTGACGGAGCTGTACGAAGCGGCCATCGACGCCGGCAACACGGACGTCACGATCTATGCGGGACACCACGACGAGTTCGTCGCGATCTACGAAGCGTTCGAAGAGCGCTTCCCCGGACTCACGGTCGTCCCCGAGACGTTCGTCGGTGCCGACCTGCAGACGACGCTCGAGGCCGAGAAGGCGACGGGGCGTCACGTCGTGGATGTCATCTCCAACCCGAACGCCGACCGCTACGCCGACCAGGGCTTCGCGGAGAAGTTCACGCCCGTCACGTACGAGGCACCCGAGTGGGCCGCCGACCGGATCCACCCCGACCAGTACGAGGATCCGAACGGGTTCTACCACTCGCCGTGGGCGCTGCTGTTCTCGCTCGGCTACAACACCGAGATGCTCGAAGACTCCGAGCTGCCGGCGAACTGGCCGGAGATCGCCGACGCCGAGTGGGCCGACCAGGTCACGTTCATGACGCCGTCGGTGCCGGGCGGCATGCAGACGGTGCTGTCGATCCTGCTGCAGAGCGACCTCGTCGACGAGGAGTGGCTGCGCACGGTCGCGTCACAGTCGAGCATCGTGGCGCAGGACCAGCTCGCTCTCCAGGCCGTCAGCGCCGGCGAGTACCCGATCGACCTGACGTCCGCTGCGACGAGCATTCGCAAGGCGATCAACGGCGGAGCCCCGGTCGACCTGCACCTGCTCGAGAACCCCGTTATCGCGACGGAGAAGTGGATGCCGGCGGCGAACGCCCCCAACCCGGAGGCAGGCCAGCTGTTCCTGAGCTACCTGTTCACGCTCGAGGCGCAGGAGCAGGTGATGGAGGCGGGCAACTTCCCGCTCAACCCGCACCCCTCGCTGGAACCGGCCCACGGCTGGCCCGCGCTCAACGAGATCGAGTTCGTGCCGCTGCCCGCTCAGGATCAGATGCGCGAGGAGATCGCCTCGAACCAGGACCTGTTCCAAGACATCACCGCGAAGTAA
- a CDS encoding nuclear transport factor 2 family protein, producing the protein MSVVDELLERVTRLEQQVHDLAAAKEIQELQQRYLRALSDRNWDGVAEAYAEDAICDIRQHGPHRGRDAIAAMIGDELAPVVKSKDGYVLSSPTITVDGDTAYGEFIWHRFICEFRTSFGLMRVWGPWSEGLYKVHYRRIDGEWKISNLWTRVIRPDHDDDVAVMPEGAVIGGGFADPGAESR; encoded by the coding sequence ATGTCCGTAGTCGATGAGTTGCTCGAACGGGTAACGAGGTTGGAGCAACAGGTCCACGATCTGGCGGCGGCGAAGGAGATCCAGGAGCTGCAGCAGCGGTACCTCCGGGCGCTCAGCGACCGCAACTGGGACGGGGTGGCGGAGGCGTACGCCGAGGACGCGATATGCGACATTCGTCAGCACGGACCGCACCGCGGACGCGACGCGATCGCGGCGATGATCGGCGACGAGCTCGCTCCCGTCGTCAAGAGCAAGGACGGCTACGTCCTCTCCTCGCCGACAATCACGGTCGACGGCGACACCGCGTATGGCGAGTTCATCTGGCACCGCTTCATCTGCGAGTTCCGTACCTCGTTCGGTCTCATGCGCGTGTGGGGGCCCTGGTCCGAGGGGCTCTATAAAGTGCACTACCGCCGAATCGACGGCGAGTGGAAGATCTCGAATCTGTGGACGCGCGTGATCCGTCCCGATCATGACGACGACGTCGCCGTCATGCCTGAGGGAGCCGTCATCGGCGGGGGATTCGCGGATCCGGGCGCCGAGAGCCGGTAG